Genomic window (Amaranthus tricolor cultivar Red isolate AtriRed21 chromosome 7, ASM2621246v1, whole genome shotgun sequence):
atatatatatatatatatatatatatatatctgtatatatatatatatatatatatatatatatatatatatatatatatatatatatatatatatacatacatacatataaatatatatatatatatatatagatatctgtttatatatatatatatatatatatatatatatatatatatatatatatatatatatatatatctgtttatatatatatatatatatatatatatatatatatatatatataatatatatatatatatatatatatatatatatatatatatatatacacacatatatatatatatatatatatatatatatatatatatatatatatatatatatatatatatatctatatctatatatagatatatacatatatatatatatatatatatacatacatatatatatacatagaaacatatatatatatatatatatatatatatatatatatatatatatatatatatatatatatatatatatatatatatatatatatatgtatatatatatatatatgtatatatatatatatatatatatatatatatatatatatatatagatatatacatatatatatatatatacatacatatatatatacatagaaacatatatatatatatatgtatatatacatatatatatatatatatatatatatatatatatatatatatataatatatatatatatatatatacacatacatatatatatatatatatatatatatatatatatatatatatatatatatatatatatatatatatatatatatatatatatatatatatatatatatatatatatatatatatatatatatatatatatatatatatatatatatatatatgtatatatatacatatatatacatatatatacatatatatatatatatatgtatatatatatatatatatatatatatatatatatatatatatatatgtatatatataaatatatatatacatatatatatatatatatatatatatatatatatatatatatatatatatatatacatatatatatatacatatatatatatatacatatatatatatatatgtatatatgtatataggaCATCCCCTACTTCCATCGTTCGACCTACCCCAGAAAAACCTTCTCTgtaatttcactattttcaaTGCAATGGCTTTCGGCATTTTGAACATACTCAAGTAGTAAACAGGAAGGCTATTTAGCACACTTTTAATGAGGGTTAGTCTTCCGGCTCTAGAAAAGAGTTTTGCCTTCCACGATGCTAgtctattttctatttttttcacCACTGGCTTCCAAGCAGAGCATCTATTCATGTGATCACCAAGGGGAAAACCTAGATATGTAAACGGGGGGCTTGACTGGAGGCAATCAACACTTCTAGCAATATCCCTAGCCCAATCATGATCCTCTAGATTCCACGATATAAAACAAGATTTGCTGTAATTAAGACTCAAACCAGACATCAAAGTAAATACATCCAGAATTCTAAAATAATTCATAATGCACGAGGAAttttttggagcaaaaataAGTGTATCATCCGCAAATTGAAGGTGTTTCAAACTTACCTTTGCCTTTCCTATATCAACAGCCTCAATCAGGTTCCTATCGTGTGCTTTTTTCAGGATGTAGACAAGGGCTTCGGTGACGAGGATAAAAAGATACGGTGATAGGGGGTCTCCTTGTCTCAGGCCCTTTTCCATCTTGAACGGTTGCAAGGGTGACCCATTCAGAAGGATAGACATCGATGCAGTACTAACGCAATTCATAATCCATCTTATCCATTTTCGCCCAAACCCCAATTTTTCCATAACGAGATCCAAAAAAGACCAGTTTACTGAGTCATAGGCCTTTTGGAAATCTAGTTTAATCAAGGTACCaggaattttcttttttttttcaaccatCTTAAGGACTCGTTTGCAATCAATACTCCATCTAGGATCTGTCTATTCTTCACAAAAGCACATTGGTATTCATCGATTAGAGGAGCTATGACTTCTTTAAGGCGGGATGATAGGATTTTGGCAATAATTTTGTAGAGAGCACCTACCATACTGATTGGCCTGTAATCTTCAATGGATGAGGGGTTTTCAAATTTTGGAATCAAGGTAACCCAAGTGACGTTCAAGTGCCTCACCGAGTGACCTGCGATAAAGAACTCCATGACAGATTCGTAGATTTCTTCCTTTATTACTTCCCACATTTCTCTGAAGAACTTGAAGTTGAAACCATCGAACCCCGGGGATTTGTCGATCCCACATGCTCACACTGCTTTTTTAACTTCTTCTCTCGAGGGGATTGTTTTAAGGAACACGACTTGTGCTTCTGTGATTTTCGGATGGTTATCCAGATCGAAATCAAAACCCGGTACTTGTTCTTGAGTAAATCTTTGCACAAAGTAATTTCTGATCTCCGCCTTTAGGTTTTCAACCCCAAGAACTCTCCTGCTATTAATGCTTACTTGAGTActctcatttttctttcttttgaaGATGGTCGCGGCATGGAAGAATTTTGAGTTGTGATCTTTTATGGTAAAGCCGTATGTTCTAGCTCTTTGTCTCCATACTCTTTCTCTTCTGATGAGCCACTGGTGCAGGAGGCTATTGGCTGCGTTTAGTCTGGCCATCTCCAAACTATCAAGCACTCTGTCATCGCTTTTTCTTTCAAGATCATGTATAACTACCTCAAGATCTGCGATTTTGTTATCCATGAgatcaaaattttcttttcgcCATGTTCTCAGGGGGGATTCAAGGAGCTTCAGCTTGTTGTGTAGCGGCACATTTGGAATGTTGCGCCATTCATTGACAAGGAAGAATTTAAACTGAGGATTCATGAACCAAGCGTCATAACATCTGAAGGGTTTGGGACCCCAGTTTCTGTGTGTTACCAGCATTTAAAAAAgaacatttgctgctatcactattgctgggggccaaaaccgcagcaaataatggcaaaataaccgcagcaaaaaacgttttttccactagtgtatgatCAGAGAGGAATCTATTCAGGCCCAACAAATTCAGATTCGGGAACATCCTCAGCCAAGTATGGCAGCATAAACCTCTATCAAGTTTGCTTTTCGATTCATTCCGTCGCCAGGTGAATTTCACACTATGTAAGGGTATATCAATCAAATTCAGATCTGCAATCCATTCCGAGAATTCTCTCATGCTACGGTCGCATCTAAAGGTTCCGATTCTTTCCCCAGCATGTAGCGTAACACTGAAATCCCCTAGCAGTATGATTGGCTTATTGATACTGTCCACCCTTAGTTTAAGCTCCTCAAACAGAGCATATCGCTCTACTCTATCGTTATGCCCGTAAATCACACCCACACAGCACTCAAAATTATATTCACTGATACACCCTTCTAGCAAGATCCATCTACTTCCCGTATGTTTATTTGAAGCGTTGAAGGTTTTCGTATCCCACACAGCGATCACACCACCCCCATTCGTATCAGTGGCATAGACTTCACAGATGTCGAATTCTTCGTTACCCCACATCCTCTTCATCCTATTTCGGAGAGAGTTTTTATGTTTACTCTCCACAAGTCCCATGAACGTAACCTTCTTCCTCTGTACTATCTTTCTGATCGACAAACTTTTCTCACCTTTCCCTATACCGTGAATGTTCCAAAATAGGCAATTCATGTTAAACCAGATACCAATAACACCAAAGGAGGCAAGGCCGGTTAAGTGGTTTTACCCTCCAATATGAGGATTCTTTTTGATTTTCTGAGGTCGGTTATTACAGCATTCTCATCATTTGATGAGATACCTAAGAGTTTTGCGGTATCCCAAGTTTTCTAGGCTTCCAAGGAGCTGCTTAATGGTGTTTGGGGCGGCTTTAAAGAGCTACTTGGTTGATGGATAACCTTTTGAGGTCGGCCCCGGGTTTTTGATGGTTTGTTGCTTACAGAGGGGGTCATCATAAAGGTGTTTGCGAGCTAATCACAAGGGTTAAGGATACCATCCGACAAGACCATGAGCCATCCTGCAGTTTCATTTACCACATTAGGATCAAACAACTCATGGTTCTCAACAGAAATAGGCCTACAACACATATCAGACAGCAGTGGGTCGATGAAATGATTAGAGCATTCGACAGAGCAGGTTCTGTTGTGTGAGTCTCTGAAACTCGAAACCTGCAACCTTCCCACAGGATCAGGGGATGTAATCCTATCAGACAACTGGGTTTCGATGATTGGGTCAGAGCACGCTACATTACAGTTGTTTTCCTGTGAGCATCGCAAACCCAGGCTCTGCATATCTCCACTTTGCCCCTGATGTGCACCTCCCATATCGGCTTCCTCCAGGTTATACACAGAGTTCCACTTTCTCTTGTTCTGACAGCATTCCTTATAGCTACCTCACTCTTTAACCCAAATATCACAAGTACTATGCTCAAAAAACAGTTTAACTCTGGTATCGATCCTATTTTGTGCCTTGGTCCTCACAAGTATACGGGCAAAAGTAAGGCTATCAAGATTTCCGATTCTATTGTCAATGGACAGCACAGGGCCCCATTTCTCCCCAATTTTCTTCACATTTTCCTTGGACCAACACAAAGGGTGTATACCAAAGCAATCAATCCAAACAAGTCTGTCATCAAACATTTCACCCTCGGACTATAGTCTAACATCATCAAAAACGGTCCACAAAGGACTGTCCAAAGTCACAGctcttttgacatcattttcaCAAGCAAAGACAATCAAAATTTTGGTAGGGGATAGTGAGAACATACCCTTTACAGAGTCGGAGATAGCAGAGACATGGTTTTCAATTTGAGCAAGGTGAAGAACATCTGTGTTTTCAGCAATAACAACCCGTTTCAGCATTGCAGCAGTGTCCCCCACCTTAGATACAGTGAGAGAAAATGCAATGGGAATGGTCTTGCTTTCCTCTTCTATCTTTGAACCCAGGTGCTGTTTATTTAAAAGCACCTCAGAGTAGCTTCGTTCATCTCTGAGCGCTGGATTATTGATCATTCTAGTCCTAGGGGCCTCGATTTCGGGGTGATGATTCTTGAAAGCGATACCCCCTTTGTTGAATCGAGCCATGGCTACCTTCAATTGTTTCCCACGAACAGAGAACCCATTAAGATTTTTGATAGCATTTTGTGCCTGAATTAATCGTTTAAATCTGACGAAACCAAAATAATCAGTTGTCGAATTCCGTTTCTTCCTTGAGATGAAGACATCTTCAATGTTCCCTTCCCGTTCAGAAATCGATTTTAAATACGAGGGAGATATACCAGAAGGGATGCAATCCACAAACAGGGTGAAGGAGGATCGGTTGGGCTCCCGGGGTCCACACCTCCACTGGAGACGGGAAACTCCCCGATTACCACCAGCACGATCGCTTATCTGTCTCGGATTCTTCGAATTCCTCCGGTTGTTGATTCGGCGATGATTATTTATTTCTGGGTAGCTTTTCCCAAAATTCGCAGCACCAAAGTTTGCTTGTACACCTCTGGGTAGACGAGAGTGAGAGTTGGGGTCCTTAATCAGGTGGGACGGGTGTCAGTATGTCCAATTGGGTGGCCGGAAGGAGGGACGGACTGCCAGTGTAGGATTTTTGAGAAGATGACCGTTTGTGAAATGACGTTTAGACTGTTTGACTTCTGGGTAATGCCTCTTCGCACGCAACGTTTGCCAGGAgctcattttgaattttttgtgttattatatatatatatatatatatatatatatatatatatatatatatatatatatatatatatatatatatatatatatatatatatatatatatatatatatatatatatatatatatatatatatatatatatatatatatatatatatatatatatatatatatatatatatatatatatatatatatatatatatatatatatatatatatatatatatataacaccctcagaataggtcgaacttttaaaaacacctttaatgaaaaacatgaaccaaaacctactcatgggagtgttaccgccacatctacttctaataaaataaatgtaaggcttgacaacaaagaaataacttaataattttaaatccaacaaagggtcttacaacataagaaaagactaaaacgtaatttgtgtccatataaaatttaaacaacctaaggtaaaatttaaactgaaatacgactctagtaaaagctatatttctaagtgatcctcactccgcgattcccatgcaatcaataacctgtaacacaagaatgcaagaaaaaacaagggaaaaactcccaaaatcagaaaaaattgagtaattccaactccatcccgtaagacgattaagtttgaaaatgatttaagaaaatacaatataatcaaattggaaataattttagaaaataacatatagctgagtttaatagaaaacagtttgagaaaataatgtatatattatcacataaaccaatttattaatttgataattaataatgacaaacacataatcaattttaaatttgagggaacgagaacgtcagtaggccgaggctttacccctaatacctacttcaacaagaggtcgtcaccccaaataattcaaggccagacaaccctagtgtgcacaccccttctacttggatcacaacaaatagaaggaagaccaaacatcatatcaagtatcagaaataataatacctgtcggcagctatactaaccaaacagggcaacctgttcatcacccttatacttggatcacaacaaatataagagcttcatttccctcgtgttacactttacgtgatttaatatattttaataattagttgcgagcacacaaacttaaaatcaaacatgcattatacattatattttatgatcataaatttttcctaataaatatatatctcaggaatatccaactgaaatctcattttccaaatcaccattctaacatcaattggtggcaataggaattaatatcataaatatttctcttccaatttaaatcgtattcaatttcgttatcaaaataataatataaattttatcgaaataaaaattataaattcaagtttgacaaaaataatagtaaatataatttgagaatatattaagcataacatcatataaaataatgtcatatcaaattatgcacccatttaaacacattaattatcacttagcacataatactaacgggatagtcctaattagatggacattgagaattaccttgtcacgcgatcctagacaacgtacgcttctaataatctctgtctacgaattcgttgtctttaatatcgaaatcttgtGTTTTCTCGACTTGaatttttaagcaaatgggagatggaaGAAGAGTTTGtgggagaaaaaggaagtgtgagtaataatgtgaatgaaattaagggtaattgatttgatttataagaggtaagtgaggttagttatgagGTTTAGTGGGAAGAGTGGgaggttattgttaatggtgtgggaggttattgttaatggtgggttatgtttttatttattttttatttattttttttttctgaaatttattcaatattattattattattctttttttttttaaaagaaaggatattacaatatatatatatatatatatatatatatatatatatatatatatatatatatatatatatatatgtatatatatatgtatatatatatatatatatatatatatatatgtatatatatatatatatatatatatatatatatatatatatgtatatatatatgtatatatatatgtatatatatatatatatatatatatatatatatatgtatatatatatgtatatatatatatatgtatacatatatatatatatatatatatatatatatatatatatatatatatatatatatatatatacatatatatatacatatatatatacatatatatatatatatatatatatatatatatatatatatatatatatatatatgtatgtatatatatatatatatatatatatatatatatatatatatatatatgtatatatatatatatatatatatatatatatatatgtatatatatatatatatatatatatatatatatatatatgtatatatatatatatatgtatatatatatatatatatatgtatatatatatatatatatatatatatatatatatatatatatatatatatatatatacatatatatatatatatatatatacatatatatatatatatatatatatatatatatatatatatatacatatatatatatatatatatatatatatatatatatatatatatatatatatatatatatatatatatatatatatatatatatatatacatacatatatatatacacatattaaGTAAGTGAGTTGGAGTGAGATTGCCAAGGAGTTTAGAGGGAAGAATATTAAGGAGATAAGTGGTCGTGTTTAAGGTGTGAGGCCAAAAAGACGGAGGAAGAGATGCATGACACAAAAGAGTACGAATTATGTTATTGATTGAGTGGATTTTGCGTTCGGATTTTCCATTTTGAGAAGAGGTATAAGGATAAGAGAAACGAAGATTAATTCCCCGACTAGTACAAAATTGATGAAACAATTTATTATCAAATTCACTCCCGTTATCACATTGGAAAGATTTTATTTTGAGTTCAAATTGAGTATTAACAAAGGTGGAATTGCACAAACACATCATATACTTGAGATTTACAAAGCTATGGTaaagtccacaaaaaattagtataattgtCAGAAAAAGGACATAATATTTGTATCCTGATGGGCTAGAAATATGAGATGTCCATCAATCACTATGAACAATATCAAAAGGCTTAGAACTCATAAACatagaattaagaaaaggaATTGAACATGTTTTCCCAAAGGACAAGAATGCCAAACAAAATTAGGATCTTTATTACATTGAATTAAACGAGAAGAATACAAGGAAGTTAAAATCACATTTCCCGGATGGTGAAAACGGGAATGCCAAACACTAGTAGACAAAACGGAAAATACCGATGATGTGGATGAAGTAGAGGAAGCTCCATGTGTGGACTGGAATGGATAAAGATCACCCGTGTTATTAGATCTTAGAACGATGTTTCCCGTTGCCAAGTCCTTCACAGAAAATCCAAAGGGATCAAATTCAACGGAAACCGTATTATCATGAGTAAATTTACGGACAGAAATTAAGTTTTTAATAAGTTTGGGAACATATAAGACATTTTTGAGAGTAAGGGGTTTTTGTgaggaaggaaaagaaagtTGCTCGTGACCATGAATTGGAATCATTTGACCATTACCAACAACAATAGCATTATTAaattgatgctttaaaggaaaatGTGGCATTAAATTACCTTGAGATCGGGTCATGTGAGATGTGGCACCGGTATCCATGTAAAATTGCTCATTtggagaagaaaaagaaagagtatTCATGGCTTGATCAATATCCGTAGACATATAACCCATAGAAGTATTAGTCCCGGTGTTATAACTCTGAGCCGGCCGTGGGCCAAGAAGTCTAGCAATAAAGGAAGAGGCAATGCTTTGTGTAGGATGAGGAGCCCATGGAGTAGTAGGAAAGGGGGCAAGAGGTTGGGCCCAAGGCTAATTGGCCCAGTAAGGCCATGGAGAAGAAGGCAAGGGAAAGAAGATGGGCCTGATAGATGAGAGTTACTGATGGGCTGAGGACCAAAAAAAGAATTGGGCCTGCTGTGGCGCTATAGTGGCTGGCCAAAGTTACTATTGAAACCATGATGGCTGCTACGGTTGTTCCGGCCACCACGTCGAGGCTGACAGTGGCCACCACGATGGTGGGGGGTACCACGGGACGTAAAATGGTCGGAATTGTCTTTAGGTGTGGCAACAATAGCCGAATCCAGAGCGGTAGAAGAGTGTTTATGGTTGGTACGCTCTTCCAATTTTAACATAGAGCGAAGAGTATCAAAAGAGGGAATAGGAGTCATGTGTTGAACCAAAGACCGAAAAGTTTTATTATCCGAAGTCAAaccatgaagaacttgaagagccaAGCGATTATCGGAAAGATGCAGCAAGATTATTAAGAGAAGTAACAATAATGTATAAACTGATTTTACTATGTgaaaaaatcatacaaaaatacTATCATTGACGTTTCATAAAAATTAGATGCTACCATTTGAAATCtcctatattaaattattttttggtaatttttgcAATAATTAAACCATTAAGTGTTATGTTGAATGAGTCAAGCGCACAAACAATGCAAGAAGTAAAGGGCCTCGCTTCTCATCTCAAAaggaaaaacataaaatttttcctaggctaaaaaaatcaaattgggGGAATTCTACAAAACGAAGAGGGAAGAGTTAAGATTGGTATCATCCATTCTCATGGAAGAACATGCTTAATCGTAACAACACCATTCACAATGAGTAACAGAGGCATGTTGAGCAACCATCACCTTCAACAacatcatcaacatcaacaacaacattcaaacaataacaacagCAGCAGTAACAAACCAGAATGGCTACAACAATACGATCTAATTGGTAAAATTGGGGAAGGGACTTATGGGTTAGTCTTCTTAGCTCGAGTTAAACCTCCTTCACCTCATCGTGGCAAATCTATTGCTATTAAGAAGTTCAAACAGTCCAAAGATGGTGATGGTGTTTCCCCTACTGCCATTCGTGAAATTATggttttttccttttccttttccttttctactcatttcttttgttgttattgtttaatCTGATTGtctgatttgtttttttattggtaTCTTTTTGGGTGTTTTGATTGTTATTTTGAATTAGGGTTTGTGCTGTTTTGCGTGTACAAATTTCcacttgtttttgattttggttATTGTGTGGGTGTTCTGATTTTTGATTTGAAATAGGGTTTTTAAGACACATGCTGTTTTGACTATACATAATTCCACTATGTTCttgattttggttttttattggtgttttggttgttaatttgAATTGGGTATTGTGTTGTTTTGAGTATACAGAATTTCACTATgttattgattttattattttattgtgttttaatTGTTGATTTCAATTAGTGTTTCATGGGTTTTCTCCTTTTCTCTTACAATTCATAccttttgttgttattgtttaatatggtggtttgaaatgtTCTTTCATGTTTTCAAGATTGCATTTTCATTCTTTTATTTTGGTTGGCCAAGTAAGGATTGGGTTGTTTTTTTGATTGTTAATGTGAATTAGggttttatgttgtgttgaaCATACGGAACTCTACTGAGTTTTTGACATTCACAGTTTAGTTGCTCCAATTAAAATTGGGTCTTTTTTTGGATGCCTTTATACTTTTTGGATGGAAAAATAATAGCTTTAGAGTTTTGCTGGATTATGTGAAATTTCTCAATAGTAGCAgaagtttttaaattttcatcaaGTAGTTACAATTCTTGATACCATGTTTACAATTATCTTCGTTTATCATTGGTGGGGCATTTTGGCCTAGGTTGTGCCAATATGGGGATGGGTGTATGGGAACAAAAAATGGCAGTTTGAAGACAATAGTAAAGCGGGTATGGAATACTATTAAGCATTGTATCCCAAATCGTCCCATGTTATATTAATGGGAATCAAGCATTGTTGCTTGGAACGACATTTGATTTGGAAAGGGGAACGGGAACGATAGCACGGAACACAACCCAGATTGACTCAGAAGCGATTGGGTACTACGAGATACATTATGTATAAATGATTATTATGcgttaagaaattatttttaagtgCACTTTTTTTAGATTTCTAGGTTTCATCTCGTTTTTTTCTcccttattttttctttaatttgtaaatgaaggCTAAAATACCTTTCAAAAAAAGTTTTCTACACCGTTTCGTGGTGATTGGAAACGAATGTTCTTGGATTGCGGAACGTAGCTTACGTATCACGTTCCATGTAACTATGGTATCAAGTGAAGTACGCATACTACATACATGGTAGAAATAACGAAGTTattaaattatatctaaatGTTCGCTTACATTAAAGTGTCGGTAAGGTGCTTTATTTGGCGTTTTAAGATTGGAAATATATACTTTAGTATATCGTTTGATTGCTATCTGAGGTTTTGAAAAAGGGTGATGGGGTTTTAAGACTACTCTGTTGATGATTCTTTGACCGCTATAGTTGTCCCTTTGAGGAAAGTATATCTTCTTTTCTGAGATTCCCTAGGGCCAGGATTTTACACACTTAGACATCTTTATAGTGTAAGATGTGCCAGCTTATATATGGTGGCTGATTGTTGTGGCTATTTGTGCTGGAAAATATGATGTAGTAATGAGTAATCTTATTTGTCATGCAGGAGCAAAAGCTCAACTTTTTAAGATGGGTTGTTTTTGAGTGGAACTCAAAGTGTATGGAAATCGATGTTGTGGTCTTTCTTAGTTTGTTAACTTCAGTTTTTCTTGTGTTGCCTAATTCAGCAACCTCCCCACAAATTGCAAATGATACACGATTCATAGGTTATTTTGGGCGTGTTGTAAATTCATTAAGCAGATTGGGTAAAGGTGTTCACACTTGTTAAATTCT
Coding sequences:
- the LOC130818519 gene encoding uncharacterized protein LOC130818519, with amino-acid sequence MGGAHQGQSGDMQSLGLRCSQENNCNVACSDPIIETQLSDRITSPDPVGRLQVSSFRDSHNRTCSVECSNHFIDPLLSDMCCRPISVENHELFDPNVVNETAGWLMVLSDGISSNDENAVITDLRKSKRILILEGKGEKSLSIRKIVQRKKVTFMGLVESKHKNSLRNRMKRMWGNEEFDICEVYATDTNGGGVIAVWDTKTFNASNKHTGSRWILLEGCISEYNFECCVGVIYGHNDRVERYALFEELKLRVDSINKPIILLGDFSVTLHAGERIGTFRCDRSMREFSEWIADLNLIDIPLHSVKFTWRRNESKSKLDRGLCCHTWLRMFPNLNLLGLNRFLSDHTLVEKTNWGPKPFRCYDAWFMNPQFKFFLVNEWRNIPNVPLHNKLKLLESPLRTWRKENFDLMDNKIADLEVVIHDLERKSDDRVLDSLEMARLNAANSLLHQWLIRRERVWRQRARTYGFTIKDHNSKFFHAATIFKRKKNESTQVSINSRRVLGVENLKAEIRNYFVQRFTQEQVPGFDFDLDNHPKITEAQVVFLKTIPSREEVKKAV